Proteins from a genomic interval of Pseudomonas silesiensis:
- a CDS encoding NAD(P)/FAD-dependent oxidoreductase, producing MKIAIVGSGISGLTSAYLLNRSHEISLFEASDRVGGHTHTVDVTVEGQSYAVDTGFMAFNDWAYPNFIRLLGQLGVAFKPTPMSFSVTDPDTGLWYNSNNLNSLFSQRRNLLSPGFWGMLRDVSRFNKVAQRDLIEGQIAADTTLDDYLKAGGYGERFILHYIVPMGAAIWSMSMADVLGFPMRTFVRFFNNHGLLSADNRRPWCVIEGGSSAYITPLTASFKQKIRLNDPVNRVERDGDGVVIHSAAGSERFDKVVFACHSDQALKMLARPSDAEQSILGALPYADNEVVLHTDTRVLPEQKLAWAGCNYRLGGPGHTRAAVTYDMNIVQGIESDTTFCVSLNQSAGISPFKVLAQYTYAHPQFSLAAVAAQERWEELNGAHHTYFCGAYWASGSHEDGVISALRVARALGETL from the coding sequence GTGAAGATCGCCATCGTCGGCAGCGGCATTTCGGGCCTGACCAGCGCCTACCTGCTCAATCGCAGCCACGAAATCAGCCTGTTCGAGGCCAGCGACCGTGTCGGCGGTCATACCCATACCGTAGACGTGACAGTCGAGGGCCAAAGCTACGCGGTGGACACCGGCTTCATGGCGTTCAACGACTGGGCCTATCCGAATTTCATTCGTCTGCTGGGTCAACTTGGCGTGGCTTTCAAACCGACGCCAATGAGTTTTTCGGTCACCGACCCGGATACTGGCCTCTGGTACAACAGCAACAACCTCAACAGCCTGTTTTCCCAGCGCCGCAATCTGTTGTCGCCGGGGTTCTGGGGCATGCTGCGGGACGTCTCGCGCTTCAATAAAGTGGCACAACGCGACCTGATCGAAGGGCAGATCGCGGCAGACACCACGCTGGACGACTATTTGAAAGCGGGAGGCTATGGCGAGCGGTTCATCCTGCATTACATCGTGCCGATGGGGGCCGCGATCTGGTCGATGTCCATGGCTGACGTCCTGGGTTTTCCAATGCGGACCTTCGTCAGGTTCTTCAACAATCATGGTCTGCTGTCCGCTGACAATCGCCGACCATGGTGCGTGATCGAAGGGGGCTCGAGTGCCTATATCACCCCATTGACGGCGAGTTTCAAACAGAAAATCAGGCTCAATGACCCGGTCAATCGAGTCGAACGCGATGGGGATGGCGTAGTTATCCACAGTGCCGCCGGCAGCGAGCGATTCGATAAAGTGGTGTTCGCGTGTCACAGCGATCAGGCACTGAAAATGCTGGCCAGGCCCAGCGACGCCGAACAGTCGATCCTCGGTGCCCTGCCCTACGCGGACAATGAAGTCGTGCTGCATACCGACACCCGTGTGCTGCCGGAGCAAAAACTGGCCTGGGCCGGTTGCAACTATCGCCTCGGCGGCCCCGGCCACACGCGGGCGGCCGTCACCTACGACATGAATATTGTGCAGGGCATCGAGAGCGACACGACCTTCTGTGTCAGCCTCAATCAAAGTGCCGGCATCAGTCCGTTCAAGGTGCTCGCCCAATACACGTATGCCCACCCGCAATTCAGCCTGGCGGCCGTCGCCGCCCAGGAGCGCTGGGAAGAATTGAACGGCGCGCACCACACTTACTTTTGCGGCGCCTATTGGGCCAGCGGTTCCCATGAAGACGGCGTGATCAGCGCCTTGCGTGTTGCCCGCGCGCTCGGGGAAACTTTGTGA
- a CDS encoding YkgJ family cysteine cluster protein, with translation MKTIAHTQIAEPAVTCSTCAACCCQLEVMLITDTGVPERFIDTDDWGGEVMLRLDDGWCAALDRNTMMCTIYEKRPLICREFEMGAPECIEERQGITTAYR, from the coding sequence ATGAAGACCATTGCCCACACGCAAATCGCCGAACCGGCGGTCACTTGCTCGACCTGCGCCGCGTGCTGCTGCCAGCTTGAAGTGATGCTGATCACCGACACCGGCGTGCCCGAGCGATTTATCGATACCGACGATTGGGGTGGGGAGGTCATGCTGCGTCTGGATGACGGCTGGTGCGCCGCGCTGGATCGCAACACGATGATGTGCACTATCTACGAAAAACGCCCGTTGATCTGCCGGGAGTTCGAGATGGGCGCGCCGGAATGCATCGAAGAGCGCCAGGGGATTACCACGGCGTATCGGTGA
- a CDS encoding NAD(P)/FAD-dependent oxidoreductase, whose translation MTVPIAIIGTGIAGLSAAQALTEAGHVVQLFDKSRGSGGRMSSKRSDAGALDLGAQYFTARDRRFVTEVQRWQANGWVAEWTPQLYTYHGGQLNLSPDEQTRWVGTPRMSAITRGLLGDLEVQFACRITEVYRGEEHWHLQDAEGFTHGPFGHVVIATPAPQATALLASAPKLAGAAAGVKMDPTWAVALAFETPLDTPMEGCFVQDSPLDWLARNRSKPGRDNTLDTWVLHATSAWSRQHIDLSKEAVIEQLHGAFAELLHDAMPAPTFSLAHRWLYARPATSHEWGVLADADLGLYVCGDWCLSGRVEGAWLSGQEAARRLHAHLQ comes from the coding sequence ATGACTGTACCTATCGCAATCATCGGCACCGGCATCGCCGGACTATCAGCCGCCCAGGCCCTTACGGAGGCCGGGCATGTCGTTCAACTTTTCGATAAAAGCCGCGGCAGTGGCGGACGCATGTCGAGCAAACGCAGCGATGCGGGGGCTCTGGACCTGGGCGCGCAATATTTCACCGCCCGCGATCGTCGCTTCGTCACGGAAGTCCAGCGTTGGCAAGCCAACGGCTGGGTCGCCGAGTGGACGCCGCAGCTCTACACCTACCACGGCGGCCAACTCAATCTTTCGCCGGACGAACAGACCCGCTGGGTCGGTACGCCCCGTATGAGCGCCATCACCCGCGGCCTGCTTGGCGATCTGGAAGTGCAGTTCGCCTGCCGGATCACCGAGGTCTATCGTGGCGAAGAGCACTGGCATCTGCAGGATGCCGAAGGCTTCACCCACGGCCCGTTCGGCCATGTAGTAATCGCCACGCCGGCACCGCAGGCCACCGCGCTGCTGGCCTCCGCGCCGAAGCTCGCCGGGGCCGCTGCCGGGGTGAAAATGGACCCGACCTGGGCTGTCGCACTGGCCTTCGAAACGCCGCTGGACACGCCCATGGAAGGCTGCTTCGTGCAAGACAGCCCGCTCGACTGGCTGGCCCGCAACCGCAGCAAACCTGGGCGCGACAACACCCTGGACACTTGGGTCCTGCATGCCACCAGTGCCTGGAGCCGGCAGCATATCGACCTGTCCAAGGAAGCGGTGATCGAGCAATTGCATGGCGCATTCGCCGAATTGCTGCATGACGCCATGCCCGCTCCAACCTTCAGCCTTGCCCATCGCTGGCTCTACGCCCGCCCTGCCACCAGCCATGAATGGGGCGTGCTGGCCGATGCCGATCTGGGTCTTTACGTGTGCGGCGACTGGTGTCTGTCCGGACGGGTCGAAGGTGCCTGGCTCAGCGGTCAGGAAGCTGCCAGGCGGTTGCACGCGCACCTGCAGTAA
- the phrB gene encoding deoxyribodipyrimidine photo-lyase, producing the protein MQLIWLRSDLRLHDNTALSAAAARGPSVAVYLLSPEQWREHDDAPCKVDFWLRNLSELSHALNELNIPLLIRQAARWDDAPNVLLELCQQLAIDAVHVNEEYGIHETRRDLAVADALKSRGIEFHSYLDQLLFKPGSVLTRTGTYFQVFSQFRKVCHERLHHALPSLVHAPRVQASLSIKPDKIPADIEGFDSPGDSLRALWPAGECEARRRLDTFTDARIHYYESERDFPAKPGTSQLSAYLAAGVISPRQCLHAALQSNQGEFESGNVGAVTWINELLWREFYKHILVGYPRVSRHRAFRPETEALAWRHAPEELLAWQQARTGLPIIDAAMRQLLETGWMHNRLRMVVAMFLTKNLLIDWREGERFFMRHLIDGDLAANNGGWQWSSSTGTDSAPYFRIFNPLSQSVKFDAEGVFIKHWLPELAGLSKKEVHDPANLGGLFGVAGYPLPIVNLSESRARALAAFKNLPSRQNAGAGDE; encoded by the coding sequence ATGCAATTGATCTGGCTGCGCAGCGACTTGCGCCTACATGACAACACCGCCCTCTCGGCCGCTGCAGCGCGGGGTCCGAGCGTGGCGGTGTATCTGCTGAGTCCGGAACAATGGCGAGAGCATGACGATGCGCCGTGCAAAGTGGATTTCTGGCTGCGCAACCTGAGCGAGTTAAGCCACGCACTGAACGAACTGAATATTCCCTTGTTGATCCGCCAGGCAGCACGCTGGGATGACGCTCCGAATGTTTTGCTCGAGCTTTGTCAGCAGTTGGCGATTGATGCGGTACACGTCAACGAGGAATACGGCATTCATGAAACCCGCCGGGACCTGGCGGTGGCTGACGCGCTGAAGAGCCGGGGCATCGAGTTTCACAGCTATCTCGACCAGCTGTTGTTCAAGCCCGGGAGCGTCCTGACCAGGACCGGCACGTATTTCCAGGTGTTCAGCCAGTTCCGCAAGGTGTGCCATGAACGCCTGCATCATGCGCTTCCGAGCCTGGTGCACGCCCCAAGGGTGCAAGCATCCTTGAGCATCAAACCGGACAAGATCCCCGCAGACATCGAGGGCTTCGACTCGCCCGGTGACAGCTTGCGCGCCCTCTGGCCAGCGGGTGAATGCGAAGCCCGGCGCCGCCTCGACACTTTCACCGACGCCCGGATCCACTACTACGAAAGCGAGCGGGACTTCCCGGCCAAACCCGGCACCAGCCAGCTTTCGGCCTACCTCGCTGCAGGCGTGATATCCCCTCGACAATGCCTGCATGCGGCCCTGCAAAGCAATCAGGGTGAATTCGAAAGCGGCAACGTGGGCGCCGTCACCTGGATCAATGAGTTGCTGTGGCGCGAGTTCTACAAACACATTCTGGTGGGCTACCCACGGGTGTCCCGTCACCGCGCCTTCCGCCCGGAAACCGAGGCCCTGGCCTGGCGCCATGCGCCTGAAGAACTCCTGGCCTGGCAGCAAGCACGCACCGGCCTGCCCATCATCGATGCGGCCATGCGCCAATTGCTTGAAACCGGCTGGATGCACAATCGTCTGCGTATGGTCGTGGCGATGTTTCTGACCAAGAACCTGCTGATCGACTGGCGCGAAGGCGAACGCTTTTTCATGCGCCACCTGATCGATGGCGACCTTGCGGCGAACAACGGCGGCTGGCAGTGGAGTTCATCCACCGGCACCGATTCGGCGCCGTATTTCCGGATTTTCAACCCGTTGAGCCAGTCGGTAAAATTTGACGCCGAGGGCGTATTCATCAAGCACTGGCTGCCGGAATTGGCCGGACTGAGCAAAAAAGAAGTGCACGACCCGGCAAACCTCGGCGGGCTGTTTGGTGTGGCAGGTTATCCGTTGCCAATCGTCAATCTTAGTGAGTCCCGCGCGCGAGCGTTGGCGGCGTTCAAGAATCTACCGTCGCGGCAGAACGCAGGAGCCGGGGATGAGTGA
- a CDS encoding TIGR01777 family oxidoreductase — translation MHILLTGGTGLIGRQLCRHWLSQGHRLTVLSRTPEKVAKICGAQVRGVALFEDLGQETVDAVINLAGAPIADRPWTTKRKALLWSSRITLTETMLAWLESREQKPQVLISGSAIGWYGDGGERELTEQSPPVIDDFASQLCIAWEETAQRAEALGIRVILIRTGLVLSAEGGFLSRLLVPFKLGLGGPIGNGRQWMPWIHINDQIALIDFLLHRNDASGPYNACAPQPVRNHEFAKTLGSVLHRPSFMPMPALALKVCLGELSLLLLGGQKAVPARLLQAGFTFRFTDLRAALDDLSSRL, via the coding sequence ATGCACATATTGCTGACCGGCGGTACTGGTTTGATAGGACGTCAGCTCTGCCGACACTGGTTGAGTCAGGGGCATCGTCTGACGGTCTTGAGCCGCACGCCGGAAAAAGTCGCAAAAATTTGCGGGGCACAGGTGCGTGGTGTCGCACTGTTCGAAGACCTTGGGCAGGAAACCGTCGATGCCGTTATCAATCTGGCGGGGGCGCCGATTGCCGACCGGCCATGGACCACCAAGCGCAAGGCGTTGCTCTGGAGCAGCCGGATCACACTGACCGAAACGATGCTGGCCTGGCTCGAAAGCCGCGAGCAGAAACCGCAGGTATTGATCTCGGGCTCCGCCATCGGCTGGTATGGCGATGGAGGCGAACGGGAATTGACCGAGCAATCGCCTCCGGTCATCGATGATTTCGCCAGTCAGTTGTGCATCGCCTGGGAGGAGACCGCGCAGCGTGCCGAAGCCTTGGGCATTCGCGTGATCCTGATTCGTACCGGGCTGGTACTGTCGGCCGAGGGCGGCTTTTTGTCGCGGCTGCTGGTGCCGTTCAAACTGGGGCTGGGCGGGCCGATCGGCAACGGTCGACAGTGGATGCCGTGGATCCATATCAACGATCAAATCGCCCTGATTGATTTTCTTCTGCATCGGAATGACGCCAGCGGTCCTTATAATGCCTGCGCGCCCCAGCCGGTGCGCAATCACGAGTTCGCCAAGACGTTGGGCAGCGTGCTGCACCGCCCGTCGTTCATGCCGATGCCGGCCCTGGCGTTAAAAGTCTGTCTGGGCGAGCTGTCATTGCTGTTGCTAGGCGGCCAGAAGGCTGTACCGGCTCGCTTGCTGCAAGCGGGATTCACCTTTCGGTTCACTGATTTGCGCGCGGCTCTGGACGATCTGTCCAGCCGCCTCTGA
- a CDS encoding acyloxyacyl hydrolase, whose translation MKRLFCLAAIAAALMGHNFSAQAAGVEFAVGQTDESTMTYRLGMQFDWDKSWLQSDVGRLTGYWSGAYTYWDGDKSSSNHSLSFSPVLVYEFSGQNVKPYVELGVGVAAFANTEVENNQLGSAFQFEDRFGFGLRFAGGHEVGIRATHYSNAGISSPNDGVESYALHYTMPL comes from the coding sequence ATGAAGCGACTATTCTGCTTGGCCGCGATTGCGGCCGCACTGATGGGGCACAATTTTTCCGCCCAGGCGGCAGGCGTGGAGTTCGCGGTCGGCCAAACCGATGAGTCGACCATGACCTATCGGCTGGGCATGCAATTCGACTGGGACAAGAGCTGGCTGCAAAGTGACGTCGGTCGTCTGACCGGTTACTGGAGTGGGGCCTACACCTATTGGGATGGCGACAAGAGTTCCAGTAATCACAGTCTGTCGTTTTCGCCAGTGTTGGTTTACGAATTTTCTGGACAGAACGTCAAGCCGTACGTGGAGTTGGGCGTTGGCGTAGCGGCGTTCGCCAATACCGAAGTCGAAAACAACCAGCTTGGCAGTGCGTTCCAGTTTGAAGACCGGTTCGGCTTTGGCCTGCGCTTTGCGGGCGGCCATGAAGTCGGGATTCGTGCGACGCACTACTCCAATGCCGGCATCAGCAGCCCGAACGACGGTGTGGAAAGCTACGCGCTGCACTACACGATGCCGCTGTAA
- a CDS encoding SDR family NAD(P)-dependent oxidoreductase, with the protein MSVTLPRRYWLTGAGNGIGAALAEEILKTGAHLAVSSRSVASLKVLSKRYPGRVMVVAGDLTNSQTVREIGERIAREWGSLDSVILNAGTCEYVDARQLDASIIEHVVRTNLLASSYCIEAAVPLLRAGTAPHLVGMASPATYLPLPRAEAHGTSKAGLRYLFESLRLNLAPDGIEVTMVSPGFVDTLPAANNDVPSRLSWPVDKAARHIFEELKRRPPEIALPALFMAELWPLSKMPDNGKLAIGKRMIGGQPPIKDQP; encoded by the coding sequence ATGAGCGTTACACTTCCACGACGCTATTGGCTGACCGGTGCCGGCAACGGTATTGGCGCGGCGTTGGCCGAAGAAATACTGAAAACCGGCGCCCACCTGGCGGTCAGTTCACGCTCGGTGGCATCTTTGAAAGTCTTGTCCAAGCGCTATCCAGGACGGGTGATGGTGGTGGCTGGTGACCTGACCAACAGCCAGACCGTGCGTGAAATCGGCGAACGGATTGCCCGGGAGTGGGGCTCGCTGGATTCAGTAATCCTTAACGCCGGCACTTGCGAGTATGTCGACGCCCGGCAGCTGGATGCTTCAATCATTGAGCACGTCGTACGCACTAACCTGCTTGCCAGCAGTTATTGCATCGAAGCTGCCGTGCCCTTGCTGCGGGCCGGGACTGCGCCGCACCTGGTGGGGATGGCCAGTCCGGCAACCTATCTGCCGCTGCCCCGGGCCGAAGCCCATGGCACTTCGAAAGCCGGCTTGCGGTATTTGTTCGAGTCCTTGCGCCTCAATCTGGCGCCGGACGGCATCGAAGTCACCATGGTCAGCCCGGGCTTCGTCGACACACTGCCGGCCGCGAACAACGACGTGCCGTCCCGCCTCTCCTGGCCTGTGGATAAAGCCGCTCGGCATATCTTCGAAGAACTCAAGCGCCGCCCCCCGGAGATCGCCCTGCCTGCGCTGTTCATGGCCGAACTCTGGCCGCTGTCGAAAATGCCCGACAACGGGAAACTGGCAATCGGTAAACGCATGATAGGTGGCCAGCCGCCAATCAAGGATCAGCCGTGA
- a CDS encoding YbgA family protein, with the protein MPCPTVKPKIAISACLMGAEVRFNGGHKQSRLCSHTLTDYFDFVPVCPEVAIGLGIPRQPIRLVGSPEQPDAIGTVDPALNVTRPLAGYGRQMAAELSDICGYIFMQKSPSCGLERVKVYHANGAPVDGGGRGIYAQAFCALHPDLPVEEEGRLNDPVLRENFLTRVFAYSAWQQLRQAGLTRHGLTDFHSRYKYLLMAHNPVQYKTLGNLLGNMGQTDPGELGPRYFSELMAALKKCATRRTHTNVLQHISGYLKQAISAEDKQEVQHVIGQYRQGIVPLVVPLTLLKHYFRQHPDPYIAQQVYLQPHPENLSLRNAI; encoded by the coding sequence ATGCCCTGCCCCACCGTGAAACCTAAAATCGCCATCAGCGCCTGCCTCATGGGTGCCGAGGTGCGCTTCAACGGCGGGCACAAGCAATCGCGGCTGTGCAGCCACACCCTCACTGACTACTTCGATTTCGTCCCGGTGTGTCCGGAAGTTGCCATCGGCCTCGGCATTCCGCGCCAACCCATCCGCCTGGTGGGTAGCCCCGAACAACCCGATGCCATCGGCACAGTCGATCCCGCTCTCAACGTCACTCGGCCACTGGCGGGCTATGGCCGGCAAATGGCGGCCGAGCTCAGCGATATCTGCGGCTACATCTTTATGCAGAAATCCCCGTCATGCGGACTGGAACGGGTCAAGGTCTACCACGCCAACGGGGCGCCAGTGGACGGCGGCGGTCGCGGTATCTACGCCCAGGCGTTTTGCGCCCTGCATCCGGATTTGCCGGTGGAAGAAGAGGGTCGGCTCAACGACCCGGTGCTGCGGGAAAACTTCCTGACCCGCGTATTCGCCTACAGCGCCTGGCAGCAGTTGCGGCAAGCAGGCCTGACCCGCCACGGCCTCACGGACTTTCACTCGCGCTACAAATACCTGTTGATGGCCCACAACCCGGTGCAATACAAAACCTTGGGCAATCTGTTGGGCAACATGGGCCAGACCGATCCCGGCGAACTGGGCCCACGCTATTTCAGCGAACTGATGGCCGCCTTGAAAAAATGCGCCACGCGCCGCACCCACACCAATGTCTTGCAGCACATCAGTGGTTACCTGAAACAAGCGATCAGCGCTGAAGACAAGCAGGAAGTGCAGCACGTCATCGGCCAGTACCGTCAAGGCATCGTGCCGCTGGTGGTGCCGCTGACCCTGCTCAAACATTATTTTCGCCAGCATCCGGACCCCTACATCGCGCAGCAGGTTTACCTGCAACCGCACCCGGAAAATCTCAGCCTGCGAAACGCGATCTGA
- the murI gene encoding glutamate racemase, with translation MREAPIGVFDSGVGGLSVLAEIQRLLPNESLLYVADCGNVPYGEKTPEFIRQRCSVMAEFFQQQGAKALVLACNTATVAGVADLRRDYPQWPIVGMEPAVKPAAAATRSGVVGVLATTGTLQSAKFAALLDRFATDVRVITQPCPGLVELIENGDLHSPALRELLARYVGPLLAAGCDTIILGCTHYPFLKPLLKQMIPEDISLIDTGAAVARQLQRLLTERELLADGTADAAQFWTSADPEHFRNILPILWNTSGVVRSFNK, from the coding sequence ATGCGTGAAGCGCCAATCGGCGTGTTCGATTCCGGCGTCGGTGGGCTGTCGGTGCTGGCCGAGATCCAGCGCTTACTGCCCAATGAGTCGCTGCTGTACGTTGCCGATTGCGGGAATGTGCCCTACGGCGAAAAAACCCCGGAATTCATCCGTCAGCGTTGCAGCGTCATGGCCGAATTTTTTCAGCAGCAGGGTGCCAAGGCCCTGGTGCTGGCGTGCAACACGGCTACGGTCGCCGGTGTTGCGGATTTGCGGCGCGACTATCCCCAGTGGCCGATTGTCGGCATGGAACCGGCGGTCAAGCCCGCCGCCGCGGCCACCCGCAGTGGTGTGGTGGGTGTGCTGGCCACCACCGGCACCTTGCAGAGTGCCAAATTTGCCGCGTTACTCGATCGCTTCGCCACGGATGTGCGGGTGATCACTCAGCCGTGTCCCGGGCTCGTGGAGCTGATTGAAAACGGTGACCTGCACAGTCCTGCCCTGCGTGAGTTGCTTGCCAGGTATGTCGGACCGCTGCTTGCCGCCGGTTGTGACACGATAATTCTCGGCTGTACGCATTACCCCTTCCTAAAGCCGTTGCTAAAGCAGATGATCCCTGAGGACATCAGTTTGATCGACACCGGCGCCGCGGTGGCACGGCAACTACAGCGTCTGTTGACCGAGCGCGAATTGCTGGCCGATGGAACAGCCGATGCTGCGCAGTTCTGGACGAGTGCCGATCCGGAGCATTTCAGAAATATCTTGCCGATACTGTGGAATACCTCGGGCGTTGTGCGAAGCTTCAACAAGTAG
- the hemH gene encoding ferrochelatase, giving the protein MTDHALLLVNLGSPASTSVADVRSYLNQFLMDPYVIDLPWPVRRLLVSLILFKRPEQSAHAYASIWWEEGSPLVVLSRRLQQAVTAQWTHGPVELAMRYGEPSIESTLVRMAGQGIKRITLAPLYPQFADSTVTTVIEEAKRVVREHNLDVQFSILQPFYDQPEYLDALVASARPHLQQDFDHLLLSFHGLPERHLKKLNPGHCFEGGGDCCASAPPEVVATCYRGQCLRTAAEFAKRMGLPDGKWSVSFQSRLGRAKWIDPYTEARLDELAGMGVRKVLVMCPAFVADCIETLEEIGDRGKEQFREAGGEELVLVPCLNDDPQWARALSALCERAPLAL; this is encoded by the coding sequence ATGACCGATCACGCATTGCTTCTGGTCAACCTGGGCTCGCCTGCCTCCACCTCGGTGGCCGATGTGCGCAGTTACCTCAATCAATTTCTGATGGACCCTTATGTGATCGACTTGCCATGGCCGGTGCGACGGTTATTGGTTTCGCTGATCCTGTTCAAGCGGCCGGAACAATCGGCCCACGCCTATGCCTCGATCTGGTGGGAAGAGGGCTCGCCGCTGGTGGTGCTCAGCCGTCGCCTGCAACAGGCCGTGACCGCGCAATGGACCCACGGCCCGGTGGAACTGGCGATGCGCTACGGCGAGCCGTCGATCGAGTCGACGCTGGTGCGCATGGCGGGGCAGGGGATCAAACGTATCACCCTGGCGCCCCTGTACCCGCAGTTCGCCGACAGCACGGTGACGACGGTGATCGAAGAAGCCAAACGGGTCGTGCGTGAGCACAACCTCGATGTTCAGTTCTCCATTCTTCAGCCGTTCTACGACCAGCCGGAATACCTTGACGCGCTGGTTGCCAGTGCCAGGCCTCATCTGCAGCAGGATTTCGATCACTTGTTGTTGAGCTTCCATGGCTTGCCCGAGCGGCACCTGAAGAAACTCAACCCAGGCCACTGTTTCGAGGGCGGCGGCGATTGTTGCGCCAGTGCGCCACCGGAAGTGGTCGCGACCTGTTATCGCGGTCAGTGCCTGCGAACGGCGGCGGAGTTTGCCAAACGCATGGGCTTGCCGGACGGCAAGTGGTCGGTGTCGTTTCAGTCGCGTCTGGGTCGGGCCAAATGGATTGACCCCTACACCGAAGCGCGCCTTGATGAGTTGGCTGGAATGGGCGTGAGAAAAGTGCTGGTGATGTGCCCGGCATTTGTCGCCGATTGCATTGAGACGCTTGAGGAAATTGGTGATCGCGGGAAGGAGCAGTTCCGTGAAGCGGGGGGAGAGGAGTTGGTGCTGGTGCCGTGCCTCAATGATGATCCGCAGTGGGCGCGGGCGTTGAGCGCCTTGTGCGAGCGGGCGCCACTGGCGCTTTAG
- a CDS encoding MerR family transcriptional regulator — MKTPLDTGARADVGADFAKALDEGWLPIREVARQTGVNAVTLRAWERRYGLIVPQRTPKGHRLFRAEHVQRILTILTWLDRGVAVSQVKQLLDTPQAFTESVENDWHVLRHTLLHAVTQLSERTLDDTVNQAMALYPPRIVCEQLLMPLLAELEQRWQGQFGAQMERVFFYSWLRSKFGARIYHNNRQLRSAPLLLINHSDLPLEPHLWLTAWLISSADCPVEVFDWPLPAGELALAVDHLKARGVLLYSSKAMNLSQLTKLLNGVSCPKMIAGPTVRIHHTELSARATVTADVFLAEDPLSAHQELVQRGLI, encoded by the coding sequence ATGAAAACCCCACTCGACACCGGCGCCAGAGCAGACGTGGGCGCCGACTTCGCAAAGGCCCTCGATGAAGGCTGGCTGCCCATTCGTGAGGTGGCTCGCCAGACTGGCGTCAATGCCGTGACCCTGCGCGCCTGGGAACGGCGATATGGCCTGATTGTGCCGCAACGTACGCCCAAAGGGCATCGGTTGTTCCGCGCCGAACATGTTCAACGCATCCTGACGATTCTTACCTGGCTCGATCGCGGCGTTGCCGTCAGCCAGGTCAAGCAATTGCTCGACACCCCCCAGGCGTTTACCGAATCGGTTGAAAACGATTGGCATGTGCTGCGCCACACACTGCTGCACGCGGTGACTCAACTGAGCGAACGCACCCTCGATGACACCGTCAACCAGGCCATGGCGCTGTATCCACCGCGAATCGTGTGCGAACAACTGCTGATGCCGTTGCTGGCGGAGCTGGAACAACGTTGGCAAGGCCAGTTCGGCGCGCAGATGGAGCGCGTGTTTTTTTATTCCTGGCTTCGCAGCAAGTTCGGCGCCCGCATCTACCATAACAACCGGCAGTTGCGCAGCGCGCCGCTGCTGTTGATCAATCACTCGGACTTGCCGCTGGAACCCCACCTGTGGCTGACCGCCTGGTTGATCAGCAGCGCCGATTGCCCGGTGGAGGTGTTCGACTGGCCGCTGCCTGCCGGTGAACTCGCGCTTGCGGTCGATCACCTGAAAGCACGCGGTGTACTACTGTACTCCAGTAAAGCGATGAACCTTTCACAGCTGACGAAACTTTTGAATGGCGTCAGTTGCCCAAAAATGATTGCAGGACCCACGGTGCGCATCCACCACACCGAGTTGTCCGCAAGAGCCACCGTGACTGCTGACGTGTTCCTGGCCGAAGATCCGTTATCGGCTCACCAGGAACTGGTCCAGCGCGGGCTCATTTAA